In the genome of Mucilaginibacter defluvii, one region contains:
- a CDS encoding PLDc N-terminal domain-containing protein, with the protein MALAFLNLGTPEIILIFFVVVIPLFTLVDIIKSDFKDNFTKLLWIVIVLLAPLLGCLLYFLIGRSQKVSRYM; encoded by the coding sequence ATGGCACTCGCATTCCTGAATTTAGGCACCCCGGAAATTATATTGATTTTCTTCGTTGTGGTTATCCCGCTATTCACCCTGGTGGACATTATAAAATCCGACTTTAAGGATAATTTCACTAAATTACTTTGGATAGTAATTGTATTGCTTGCGCCCCTATTAGGTTGCCTGCTTTACTTTTTAATTGGCCGGAGCCAAAAGGTAAGCAGGTACATGTAA
- the gmd gene encoding GDP-mannose 4,6-dehydratase, with amino-acid sequence MKTALITGITGQDGAYLAGFLLKKGYTVHGLKRRSSLFNTARIDHLYNDPHEPDVNFRLHYGDLTDSTNLIRIIQDVQPDEIYNLAAQSHVKVSFDTPEYTANADGIGILRILEAVRLLGLAQKTRIYQASTSELYGLVQAVPQSEITPFYPRSPYAVAKLYGYWITVNYREAYNMYACNGILFNHESPIRGETFVTRKITRAAARIAMGLQSHLYMGNLSAQRDWGHAKDYVEAMWLMLQQPEPLDFVIATGVTTTVRDFIRLAFAELGIEVEFSGRNENEKGVIIDLDEDRLTELNIDQAKLKFGQTVVKVDPKYYRPTEVELLIGDATKAREKLGWMPKYDLDALVADMVQADLLEVRKDEYLQKGGFKTLNYFE; translated from the coding sequence ATGAAAACAGCTCTGATAACAGGTATAACCGGGCAGGATGGCGCATACTTAGCCGGATTTTTGCTCAAGAAGGGTTACACCGTGCACGGGCTTAAACGCAGGTCATCATTATTTAACACCGCCCGTATTGATCATTTATATAATGACCCGCATGAGCCGGACGTGAATTTCAGGCTGCATTACGGTGATCTTACTGACTCAACTAATTTGATCCGCATTATCCAGGATGTTCAGCCTGACGAAATATATAACCTGGCGGCGCAAAGCCATGTAAAGGTAAGCTTTGATACGCCGGAGTATACGGCTAATGCCGATGGTATAGGTATACTCCGCATTTTGGAAGCGGTGCGTTTGTTGGGTTTAGCACAAAAAACCAGGATCTACCAAGCGTCAACATCTGAACTTTATGGTTTAGTACAGGCTGTGCCGCAAAGCGAAATAACGCCTTTTTATCCGCGCTCTCCATATGCGGTAGCCAAATTGTACGGTTACTGGATAACCGTTAACTATCGCGAAGCTTATAATATGTATGCCTGTAACGGCATTTTGTTCAATCATGAAAGCCCGATTCGCGGCGAAACCTTTGTTACCCGCAAGATAACCCGTGCTGCGGCCAGGATAGCGATGGGGTTGCAAAGCCATCTGTATATGGGCAATCTGTCGGCGCAACGCGACTGGGGGCACGCCAAGGATTATGTGGAGGCAATGTGGCTGATGCTGCAGCAGCCCGAGCCGCTTGATTTTGTTATTGCTACCGGTGTTACTACTACCGTGCGTGATTTTATCAGGCTTGCATTTGCCGAGCTGGGTATTGAGGTGGAATTTAGCGGAAGAAATGAGAACGAAAAGGGTGTTATAATTGATTTAGACGAGGATCGGCTTACGGAATTAAATATCGATCAGGCCAAACTTAAGTTCGGCCAAACGGTTGTAAAGGTTGATCCGAAATATTACCGCCCAACCGAGGTAGAATTACTGATAGGGGATGCCACCAAAGCTCGTGAAAAACTGGGCTGGATGCCCAAGTACGATTTAGATGCCTTGGTTGCCGACATGGTACAGGCTGATCTGCTTGAGGTGCGTAAGGATGAGTATCTGCAAAAAGGCGGATTTAAGACATTGAATTATTTTGAATAG
- the glyA gene encoding serine hydroxymethyltransferase, with amino-acid sequence MKRDKVIFKLLDEEQQRQEEGIELIASENFVSRQVMEAAGSVATNKYAEGLPGKRYYGGCQIVDEIETIAIERAKQLFNAEWVNVQPHSGAQANAAVMLACLQPGDKILGFDLSHGGHLTHGSPVNFSGKLYEPHFYGVDKETGLIDYAQLERVALEQKPKLIVCGASAYSRDWDYEFIRSVADKVGALVLADISHPSGLIARGLLTDPLPHCHIVTTTTHKTLRGPRGGLIMLGKDFENPWGHKTPKGEVRMMSSLLDMAVFPGTQGGPLEHIIAAKAVAFGEALSDSYMKYIVQVKKNAQAMAKAFVDRGYQIISGGTDNHLMLIDLRNKNITGKAAENALVAADITVNKNMVPFDDKSPFVTSGIRVGTAAITTRGLKEKQMDEIVELIDAVIVDPENEHSLKKVRKKVHKLMADYPLYREKGIE; translated from the coding sequence ATGAAAAGAGATAAAGTAATTTTTAAACTGCTGGATGAAGAACAGCAACGCCAGGAAGAAGGCATTGAACTGATTGCGTCAGAAAACTTTGTGAGCCGCCAGGTGATGGAAGCCGCCGGTTCGGTAGCAACCAACAAATATGCCGAAGGCCTGCCGGGCAAACGTTATTATGGCGGCTGCCAGATAGTTGACGAGATTGAGACCATCGCTATTGAGCGTGCCAAGCAATTATTCAACGCCGAATGGGTTAACGTACAGCCGCATTCGGGCGCACAGGCTAACGCAGCTGTAATGCTGGCCTGCCTTCAGCCCGGCGATAAAATATTGGGTTTTGATCTTTCTCATGGTGGCCACCTTACGCATGGTTCGCCGGTTAACTTTTCGGGCAAACTATATGAGCCGCATTTTTACGGTGTTGATAAAGAAACTGGTTTAATTGACTATGCACAGCTTGAAAGGGTAGCGCTTGAGCAAAAACCGAAACTGATTGTTTGCGGGGCTTCGGCTTACTCGCGCGATTGGGATTATGAGTTTATCCGCAGCGTGGCTGACAAAGTCGGCGCGCTGGTTTTGGCTGATATATCACATCCGTCGGGCTTAATTGCGCGTGGTTTATTAACTGATCCGCTGCCGCATTGCCATATTGTTACTACTACCACCCACAAAACATTGCGAGGCCCGCGCGGCGGCCTGATTATGCTGGGCAAGGATTTTGAAAATCCATGGGGCCATAAAACACCTAAAGGCGAAGTGCGCATGATGTCGTCACTGCTGGATATGGCTGTTTTCCCCGGCACGCAAGGTGGTCCGCTGGAGCACATTATCGCGGCTAAGGCTGTTGCTTTTGGCGAAGCGCTGAGCGATAGTTATATGAAATACATTGTTCAGGTTAAAAAGAACGCCCAGGCTATGGCTAAAGCGTTTGTTGACCGTGGTTACCAGATCATTTCAGGCGGTACAGATAATCACCTGATGCTGATTGATCTGCGTAATAAAAACATTACCGGTAAAGCTGCCGAGAACGCTTTGGTGGCTGCCGATATCACCGTGAACAAAAATATGGTTCCGTTTGATGATAAATCACCGTTTGTAACCTCGGGCATCCGTGTTGGTACTGCTGCCATTACCACCCGTGGCTTAAAAGAAAAACAAATGGACGAGATTGTAGAACTTATAGACGCTGTAATTGTTGACCCTGAAAACGAACATTCTTTAAAGAAAGTACGTAAAAAAGTACATAAATTAATGGCGGATTACCCTTTATACCGCGAAAAGGGAATAGAATAA
- the dxs gene encoding 1-deoxy-D-xylulose-5-phosphate synthase codes for MQVPAGNLLEKINNPSDLKQFSEDELEQVCQELRQYIIDVVSVNGGHFAASLGVVELTVALHYIMNTPYDQLVWDVGHQAYGHKILTGRRDVFHTNRVYKGISGFPKRGESEYDTFGVGHSSTSISAALGMAVASHYKGETDRQHVAVIGDGAMTAGLAFEALNHAGIENSNLLVILNDNNMSIDPNVGALKEYLTDITTSKPYNRFRDDVASVLSKLSSVGPDAFKLAKKLEKSIKGTLLKKSNFFEALKFRYFGPIDGHDVKHLAKVLRDLRDIPGPKLLHCVTVKGKGYALAEKDQTKWHAPGLFDKITGEIKKTYYEKPQPPKYQDVFGHTIIELAEQNPKIMGITPAMPSGCSLNLMMKAMPERAFDVGIAEQHAVTFSAGLATQGLTPFCNIYSSFMQRAFDQVVHDVAIQKLNVVFCLDRAGIAGADGPTHHGAYDLAYMRCIPNMIVSAPMNEEELRNLMYTAQQENMGPFTIRYPRGNGVMVDWQRPMKAIPVGKGRLVTEGDDVAILTIGTIGNEAAKAINELNTEGYYPAHYDLRFVKPLDESLLHSVFQKFDKVITVEDGCLEGGMGSAVLEFMADNGYSAKVKRLGMPDAVIEHGEQPELWAECGYDAAAIATQVRLMGIKKDTTHTIAS; via the coding sequence ATGCAGGTACCGGCAGGTAATTTGTTGGAAAAAATCAACAATCCTTCTGATTTAAAGCAATTTAGCGAAGATGAACTTGAGCAGGTATGCCAGGAGCTTCGCCAATATATTATTGATGTAGTATCAGTAAACGGCGGGCATTTTGCCGCCAGTTTAGGTGTGGTTGAGCTTACCGTTGCCCTGCATTACATCATGAACACCCCTTACGATCAGTTGGTGTGGGACGTTGGTCACCAAGCTTACGGCCACAAAATATTAACCGGCCGCCGCGATGTATTTCATACCAACCGTGTTTACAAAGGCATCAGCGGTTTCCCTAAACGCGGCGAAAGCGAATACGATACCTTTGGCGTTGGCCACTCCTCTACTTCCATATCAGCAGCATTGGGTATGGCTGTGGCATCGCACTACAAAGGCGAAACGGACAGGCAGCATGTGGCCGTTATCGGCGATGGTGCCATGACCGCCGGCCTGGCCTTTGAGGCCTTGAATCATGCAGGTATTGAAAACTCAAACTTGTTAGTGATCCTGAATGACAATAACATGTCTATCGACCCGAACGTGGGCGCTTTAAAGGAATACCTGACCGATATTACCACCTCAAAACCATACAACCGTTTCAGGGATGATGTGGCAAGTGTACTTTCCAAGCTATCATCAGTTGGTCCGGACGCTTTTAAACTGGCAAAAAAACTGGAGAAAAGCATTAAAGGCACTCTACTTAAAAAGAGCAACTTTTTTGAGGCGCTTAAGTTCAGGTACTTTGGGCCGATTGACGGGCACGATGTTAAACATCTGGCAAAAGTACTGCGCGACCTGCGCGATATACCCGGCCCTAAGCTATTGCATTGCGTTACCGTAAAAGGCAAAGGTTATGCATTGGCCGAGAAAGATCAGACCAAATGGCATGCCCCGGGCTTGTTTGACAAGATCACCGGCGAAATTAAAAAAACATATTACGAAAAACCGCAGCCGCCCAAATACCAGGATGTGTTTGGCCACACCATTATTGAGCTGGCCGAGCAGAACCCTAAAATAATGGGCATTACGCCGGCTATGCCATCAGGATGTTCGCTCAACCTGATGATGAAGGCGATGCCTGAACGCGCGTTTGACGTGGGCATTGCAGAGCAGCATGCCGTAACCTTTTCGGCAGGTTTGGCAACGCAGGGTTTAACACCGTTCTGTAATATCTACTCCAGCTTTATGCAACGAGCGTTTGACCAGGTGGTGCATGACGTAGCTATACAGAAACTCAATGTAGTGTTCTGTCTTGACCGTGCCGGTATTGCCGGTGCCGACGGGCCTACTCACCATGGCGCTTATGACCTGGCATATATGCGCTGCATACCGAACATGATCGTATCGGCGCCAATGAACGAGGAAGAACTGCGTAACCTAATGTATACTGCCCAGCAGGAAAACATGGGGCCATTCACCATACGTTACCCCCGCGGCAACGGTGTCATGGTTGACTGGCAGCGCCCGATGAAAGCCATTCCGGTAGGTAAAGGCCGTTTAGTTACTGAGGGTGACGATGTAGCCATTTTGACCATTGGCACTATAGGTAACGAAGCCGCGAAGGCAATTAACGAGTTGAACACCGAGGGTTACTACCCTGCACACTATGACCTACGCTTTGTTAAACCGTTAGACGAAAGCCTGCTGCACAGCGTTTTCCAAAAGTTTGATAAGGTAATAACCGTAGAGGACGGCTGCCTTGAGGGCGGTATGGGCAGCGCGGTGCTGGAGTTTATGGCCGATAATGGTTACAGCGCCAAAGTAAAACGCCTGGGTATGCCTGATGCCGTGATTGAACACGGCGAGCAACCCGAGCTCTGGGCCGAATGCGGTTACGATGCCGCGGCAATAGCCACACAGGTAAGGTTGATGGGTATAAAAAAAGATACTACACACACCATAGCGTCATAA
- a CDS encoding gliding motility protein RemB yields the protein MKKIFTLVFFIISSVTLTKAQSVYQPYSYQFYQKLNADVYSTKTRVHSALKPFLVDDSLLRRSYDSIMNYGSDGEHGAGYRKLFTEHQIDVKNDNSTFYADLLPDLVVGRDFRQFKRTTRITSVGLQVGGTFGNKVSYNVSGFLNRALFPEYLTTYINQVGIVPGQAYDRSSNSDTKDWSFITANISYTPVKYLNISAGRDRTFIGDGYRSLLLSDYASPAAYFRLTGTLGNVRYMAMWSNFSDPMNPNLNDYTHNRRKWGTFHFLDWNVSNRLSLGFFDAIVWANEDEAGHTRGFDFSYINPIIFLRPIEASSGSPDNAVIGFTSKYKFTDNLTAYGQFMLDEFEADNFFSGNGSSRNKFGWQLGVRGANLFNVQGLNYLLETNTITPYTFSERFSAINYTGNSESLAHPWGANFREVVGLLNYSYKRFDFSGEFDFGRYGLDVNGLNYGKNLFDNYREPARLTGNWIGQGLTTNMYLLEGRVAYLLNPKYNLRIELGGLIRDDINDQFKSRTGMITIGLRSSFRSFYNDLASFKTRNPIMAN from the coding sequence ATGAAAAAAATATTTACGCTTGTATTCTTCATTATATCATCAGTCACCTTAACAAAGGCGCAATCAGTTTATCAGCCGTATTCATACCAGTTCTATCAAAAGTTAAATGCCGATGTATACTCAACTAAAACGCGTGTACATAGTGCGCTAAAACCCTTTTTGGTTGATGACAGCCTGCTGCGCCGCAGTTACGATTCGATAATGAACTATGGCAGTGATGGAGAACATGGCGCCGGTTACCGTAAATTATTTACCGAGCACCAGATAGATGTAAAAAACGATAACAGCACCTTTTACGCCGATCTGCTGCCTGACCTGGTTGTTGGCCGTGATTTTAGGCAGTTCAAGCGCACTACGCGTATAACATCGGTAGGTTTGCAAGTTGGCGGTACCTTTGGCAATAAGGTATCATACAATGTAAGCGGGTTTTTAAACCGGGCTTTATTTCCGGAATATTTAACCACCTATATTAACCAGGTTGGTATCGTGCCCGGTCAGGCTTATGACAGGAGCTCGAACAGTGATACTAAGGATTGGTCTTTTATCACAGCAAACATATCCTATACGCCAGTCAAATATCTGAACATTTCAGCCGGCCGTGACCGTACCTTCATAGGCGATGGTTACCGCTCGTTATTATTATCTGACTATGCGTCGCCGGCTGCTTATTTCAGGCTAACGGGCACTTTGGGTAATGTACGTTATATGGCCATGTGGTCAAACTTTAGCGACCCGATGAACCCTAACCTGAACGATTACACACATAACCGACGTAAATGGGGGACTTTTCACTTTTTAGACTGGAATGTGAGCAACCGCTTATCATTAGGATTTTTTGATGCCATAGTATGGGCTAATGAAGATGAGGCAGGCCATACGCGCGGCTTTGATTTTTCATACATCAACCCGATTATATTTTTGCGCCCAATAGAAGCATCAAGCGGCTCTCCGGACAACGCAGTGATCGGCTTTACAAGTAAATATAAGTTTACCGATAATTTAACGGCTTATGGCCAGTTTATGCTCGACGAATTTGAGGCTGATAACTTTTTCTCCGGCAATGGCAGCTCGCGCAACAAGTTTGGTTGGCAATTAGGCGTACGCGGAGCGAACTTGTTTAACGTGCAAGGGCTTAACTATCTGCTCGAAACTAATACCATTACGCCATATACATTCTCGGAGCGCTTTTCAGCTATCAATTATACCGGTAACAGCGAATCGCTTGCGCACCCTTGGGGCGCTAATTTCAGGGAAGTGGTCGGCTTGTTAAATTACTCTTACAAAAGGTTTGATTTCTCGGGAGAGTTTGACTTTGGCCGTTATGGTTTGGACGTAAACGGCCTTAATTACGGTAAAAACCTTTTTGACAATTACCGCGAGCCTGCGCGCCTGACCGGCAACTGGATCGGGCAGGGGCTTACCACCAACATGTATTTGCTTGAAGGCAGGGTAGCATACCTGCTTAACCCCAAATATAACCTGCGCATTGAATTGGGCGGCCTGATACGTGACGATATTAATGACCAGTTTAAAAGCCGTACCGGCATGATCACTATTGGCCTGCGTAGCTCATTCCGCAGCTTTTATAATGACCTTGCCAGCTTTAAAACCCGCAACCCTATAATGGCTAACTAA
- a CDS encoding segregation and condensation protein A, with protein MTENYFEIKLPQFEGPFDLLLFFIERDELNIHDISIARITNDFLQYIHHLTSLNMEVASEFIFVAATLMRIKAKMLLPRHETDEQGNEIDTKEELIRKLIAYKRFKDLCEELRPLEDERFKQEKRGNIKVDVEGMEKAALPGEELTELTLYRLMVVYERVMKNFMSRSEEVKHTVVQYPYSIEQQKKAIDDLLRINQRLDFKAMAASSENKVHFVYNFLAMLEMLQQELIDIQIGLGYNNFWISPKSGTDADIA; from the coding sequence ATGACCGAAAATTATTTCGAAATAAAGTTACCACAGTTTGAAGGCCCGTTTGATTTGCTGCTGTTTTTCATCGAGCGCGACGAACTTAATATTCACGACATATCCATTGCCCGCATTACCAACGATTTTTTACAATATATACACCACCTTACCAGCCTGAATATGGAAGTGGCCAGCGAATTTATATTTGTAGCCGCTACGCTGATGCGCATCAAAGCCAAAATGCTACTGCCCCGTCATGAAACCGACGAGCAGGGCAATGAAATTGATACCAAGGAAGAGCTGATACGTAAACTGATAGCGTATAAACGCTTTAAGGATTTGTGCGAAGAGTTACGCCCGCTTGAGGACGAGCGTTTTAAACAGGAGAAACGCGGCAACATAAAGGTAGATGTTGAGGGGATGGAAAAAGCCGCGTTACCCGGCGAGGAGCTTACCGAACTTACCTTGTACCGCCTCATGGTGGTTTACGAGCGGGTGATGAAAAATTTTATGAGCCGCAGCGAAGAGGTAAAGCACACGGTGGTGCAATACCCTTACTCCATAGAGCAGCAGAAAAAGGCGATTGATGACCTGCTCAGGATCAACCAGCGGCTTGATTTCAAGGCAATGGCTGCCAGTTCAGAAAATAAGGTACATTTTGTTTATAATTTTTTAGCCATGCTGGAGATGCTGCAGCAGGAACTGATAGATATACAAATAGGTTTAGGATATAATAATTTCTGGATATCACCCAAAAGCGGCACAGATGCTGATATAGCTTAA
- a CDS encoding DUF3108 domain-containing protein, with protein sequence MKKLIIICYLLLIAGTPIYAQTLDNLDKAVFGVGEQLDYKLKYGIFTAAEANLKVQESPQKFDGKPAYHIIAEGKTAGTFNVFYKVRNRYESFVDKNTLMPYFYTENRKEGSYKHTDKVTFNHKDGKIKADKGEFEFKGQMFDFVSAYYFARSLDISKIKVGQTIDMPYFLEDGIHKLSITYMGKEQVKCSMGTFNCLKFNPTIIPGKIFKKNSKLYLWITDDANRIPVRAHVEVIVGSLSMDLTGAKGLKYPLNPVKK encoded by the coding sequence ATGAAGAAATTGATCATAATATGTTACCTGCTGCTGATAGCCGGTACCCCAATTTACGCCCAAACGCTCGATAACCTCGACAAGGCGGTATTTGGTGTTGGCGAGCAGTTGGATTATAAACTTAAATACGGCATTTTTACTGCAGCAGAGGCCAACCTTAAAGTGCAGGAGAGTCCGCAGAAGTTTGATGGTAAGCCCGCTTATCATATTATAGCCGAAGGTAAAACCGCCGGAACCTTTAACGTATTTTACAAGGTGCGTAACCGCTACGAAAGCTTTGTCGACAAAAATACGCTGATGCCTTACTTTTATACCGAGAACCGTAAAGAAGGAAGCTACAAGCATACCGATAAGGTAACCTTTAACCACAAGGATGGTAAGATAAAGGCGGATAAAGGCGAGTTTGAGTTTAAAGGCCAGATGTTTGATTTTGTATCTGCCTATTACTTTGCCCGCTCGCTGGATATATCAAAGATCAAGGTAGGGCAAACCATAGATATGCCATACTTTCTGGAAGATGGTATTCATAAACTGAGCATCACTTATATGGGTAAAGAGCAGGTGAAATGTTCAATGGGAACGTTTAACTGTTTAAAGTTTAATCCAACCATTATACCCGGTAAAATATTTAAAAAGAATAGTAAACTGTATCTTTGGATAACTGACGACGCTAACCGCATACCGGTACGTGCGCACGTTGAAGTAATTGTGGGTAGCCTTAGCATGGATTTGACCGGAGCTAAAGGACTTAAATACCCGCTAAATCCTGTTAAAAAGTAA
- a CDS encoding glycoside hydrolase family 15 protein: MEHNKRPYQPIENYGIIGNMKTVALVSRNGSIDFMSFPRFDSPTIFAAMLDENKGGYFSIEPQLEDYTTRQLYIPGTAVLLTRFFSEYGIAEVTDYMPITGDPKGSVCAIVRRIKTIRGNISFRINCVPRFDYAKAEHEVEARSDNELIFTSINDGNAKLRLIADFDLTIDQQSGCADITISESNSAVIVLESIKSGDEEQLRDISHYIDNTYGDTINQWRKWLNKAAYKGRYSEVIYRSAITLKLLTSAEFGSVVAAPTFGLPETLGGNRNWDYRFTWIRDAAFTMYAFLRLGMNEEATKFLEWIYELCKDNNLQLLYGIDGTRTLSEKELNHLDGYKSSKPVRIGNEAAEQTQLDIYGELIDTIYIYNKSYKPITFEFWSIIQKQVEHVIERWQEPDHGIWEIRNMKREFLHTRLMCWVAMDRAIKIAENRSFPYPENEWKAVRNEIYNDIYHNFWNDDLQAWVQYKGANNVDASALLMPLTHFISPLEPRWLSTMKVIDRDLRLDVLIYRYRNHLEKIDGLDGEEGTFNMCSFWFIEALAKSGEVDRAVENFEKMMGYANHLGLFSEELGKRGEHLGNFPQAFTHLALISAAVELDKQLSRIHGFNL, translated from the coding sequence ATGGAGCATAACAAACGCCCCTACCAGCCTATCGAAAACTACGGGATAATAGGCAACATGAAAACCGTTGCCTTGGTTTCCCGCAATGGGTCGATAGATTTTATGTCGTTCCCGAGGTTTGACTCGCCTACCATATTTGCCGCTATGCTGGATGAAAATAAGGGCGGCTATTTCTCCATCGAACCACAACTGGAAGATTATACCACGCGCCAGTTATACATACCCGGTACCGCGGTTTTGCTCACCCGTTTCTTCTCTGAATATGGCATTGCCGAGGTTACCGATTATATGCCCATCACAGGCGATCCGAAAGGTTCGGTATGCGCTATCGTAAGGCGTATTAAAACCATCAGGGGTAATATCAGCTTTCGTATAAATTGCGTTCCGCGTTTTGATTATGCTAAGGCTGAACATGAAGTTGAAGCCCGCAGCGACAACGAACTGATATTTACCAGCATTAATGACGGTAATGCCAAATTACGCCTGATTGCCGACTTTGACCTTACCATTGACCAACAGAGTGGCTGCGCTGATATAACCATCAGTGAATCAAACAGCGCTGTTATTGTGCTGGAATCTATAAAATCCGGCGATGAGGAACAACTGCGCGACATCAGCCATTATATTGATAATACATATGGCGATACCATTAACCAGTGGCGCAAATGGCTTAATAAGGCTGCTTATAAAGGCAGGTATAGTGAGGTGATCTATCGCTCTGCAATCACCCTAAAACTGCTTACTTCTGCAGAATTTGGTTCGGTAGTGGCGGCCCCGACTTTTGGACTGCCTGAAACCCTTGGCGGTAACCGTAATTGGGACTACCGTTTTACCTGGATACGCGATGCTGCGTTTACCATGTACGCGTTTTTGCGTTTAGGGATGAATGAGGAAGCCACAAAATTTTTAGAATGGATATATGAGCTCTGCAAGGACAACAACCTGCAGTTGCTGTATGGTATTGATGGCACCCGTACGTTATCTGAAAAGGAGCTTAATCATCTGGATGGTTACAAAAGCTCAAAACCCGTACGCATAGGTAATGAAGCAGCTGAACAAACCCAGCTGGATATTTATGGCGAGCTGATTGATACCATTTACATCTACAATAAATCATATAAACCCATCACATTTGAATTTTGGAGCATCATCCAAAAGCAGGTAGAACACGTTATTGAACGCTGGCAGGAGCCAGACCATGGCATATGGGAAATTCGTAACATGAAACGAGAGTTTTTACATACGCGTTTAATGTGCTGGGTAGCTATGGACAGGGCGATCAAGATAGCCGAGAACCGCTCATTCCCATATCCCGAAAACGAATGGAAAGCCGTACGCAATGAAATTTATAACGACATCTACCACAACTTTTGGAATGACGACCTGCAGGCCTGGGTACAGTATAAGGGCGCAAACAATGTAGATGCAAGTGCCCTGCTGATGCCGCTTACCCATTTTATATCGCCCCTGGAGCCGAGGTGGCTATCAACCATGAAGGTGATAGACCGCGATCTTCGTTTGGATGTGCTCATCTACCGTTACCGTAACCATCTCGAAAAAATTGACGGGCTGGATGGTGAAGAAGGAACGTTTAACATGTGCTCCTTTTGGTTTATTGAGGCACTGGCCAAAAGCGGCGAGGTTGACCGCGCTGTTGAAAATTTTGAAAAAATGATGGGCTACGCCAATCACCTCGGATTGTTTAGCGAGGAGCTGGGTAAACGCGGTGAGCACCTGGGCAATTTCCCGCAGGCGTTTACACACCTGGCGTTAATAAGCGCGGCGGTAGAGCTGGATAAACAACTAAGCCGAATACACGGCTTTAACCTGTAA
- a CDS encoding DUF3109 family protein produces MIEVGNVLVHEDVIKENFVCNLNKCKGACCIEGDSGAPLLNEERAILDEIYPKVKPYMNTKGIATIEKEGTYVTDFEGDYTTPCVDTNKECAYVIMENGITKCAIEKAYEAGDIDWKKPISCHLYPIRITAYPEFDVLHYDRWSICSDACTFGDQLKVHVHEFLKGPLIRKYGEEWYKELEEAVAAEI; encoded by the coding sequence ATGATTGAAGTTGGCAATGTGCTGGTGCATGAGGATGTAATTAAGGAGAATTTTGTTTGCAACCTTAATAAATGTAAAGGAGCATGTTGTATTGAAGGCGACTCGGGCGCGCCACTGTTAAATGAAGAACGCGCTATCCTGGATGAGATATATCCGAAGGTAAAACCCTATATGAATACCAAGGGAATTGCCACAATTGAAAAGGAAGGTACTTATGTTACCGACTTTGAAGGCGATTATACCACGCCATGTGTTGATACGAATAAGGAGTGTGCCTATGTTATTATGGAAAATGGCATCACCAAGTGCGCTATTGAAAAAGCTTACGAGGCAGGCGATATCGATTGGAAAAAACCGATTTCATGCCATCTGTACCCTATACGCATCACAGCCTACCCGGAATTTGATGTTTTGCATTACGACCGTTGGAGTATTTGCAGCGACGCCTGCACCTTTGGCGATCAGTTGAAAGTACATGTCCACGAGTTTTTGAAGGGGCCGCTTATCCGCAAATATGGTGAAGAATGGTATAAGGAACTTGAAGAAGCTGTAGCAGCAGAGATATAA
- a CDS encoding DUF2480 family protein produces MEIQENIINKVAQSGLVTLDPAEFYQQGERVVYDIKDNLFHGLILKEKDFREFVKTHDWSQYQDKFVAVTCTADAIVPAWAYMLLANRMAPYAREVVFGDAEVLETVLFVKATANLDVEKYRDQRLVIKGCGDVPVPVAAYVELAKKLTPVAKSLMFGEPCSTVPIYKRKD; encoded by the coding sequence ATGGAAATTCAGGAAAACATTATAAATAAGGTAGCCCAAAGCGGGTTGGTAACGCTTGACCCGGCGGAGTTTTACCAGCAGGGCGAACGTGTGGTATATGATATAAAGGACAATCTTTTCCACGGGCTTATCCTGAAGGAAAAGGACTTTCGTGAGTTTGTAAAAACACATGACTGGAGCCAGTACCAGGATAAATTTGTTGCGGTTACCTGCACTGCCGACGCCATAGTACCGGCCTGGGCATATATGTTGCTGGCCAACCGTATGGCGCCTTATGCCCGTGAGGTAGTTTTTGGTGACGCAGAAGTGCTGGAAACGGTATTGTTTGTAAAAGCGACTGCAAATCTTGACGTAGAGAAATATCGTGACCAGCGTTTGGTTATTAAAGGTTGTGGTGACGTGCCCGTGCCTGTTGCCGCCTATGTTGAATTAGCAAAAAAGCTTACCCCGGTAGCTAAAAGCCTCATGTTTGGCGAGCCGTGTTCAACTGTGCCTATCTATAAACGTAAAGACTGA